The Musa acuminata AAA Group cultivar baxijiao chromosome BXJ1-3, Cavendish_Baxijiao_AAA, whole genome shotgun sequence genome window below encodes:
- the LOC135584444 gene encoding LRR receptor-like serine/threonine-protein kinase RPK2, translating into MAFLIVLALSFSLLAPSSPSPGPASTDQAALLAFKSSVALDPASLLSGWSPVARRHCTWRGVTCDAVSGRVTALNLTGTPSSPLSGRLAAALGNLTELRVLSLPHNAFSGDIPAAAIGSLCRLEVLDLHRNNFSGKIPDEISRLPSLSVLDLSHNSLSGAIPESLIGSSNLKSVDLSFNQLSGKITVDPLGSCSCLTHLRLSSNLLVGRIPPAIGRCTKIQTLLLDRNILEGRIPAAIGRLLDLRVLDVSRNSLTDRIPRELALCQKLSVLRLTNLMDFDSTGGSSNVEEFNAFIGSMPAEIFSIPSLEILWAPRANLDGSLPDSRNGSCSLGILNLGQNYIAGVIPEWLEMCRNLSFLDLSSNYLQGLLPASLGIPCMAYFNISQNSVTGSLPGFLDLDCSYNLASLSKSGNLLVEDNLLIAYSADLLQSTQRDNPFALVLDNSFVVLHDFSQNRFIGPLPSFVMPLDDSFPYGLSLNNNGFNGSISGKLFGSCQVGSGFAVNLTVNKMSGGVNDILTDCWLLKSFEAANNRLHGSIPSEIRNLNLLRHLDLRNNYFNGSTPDKLRGLKALEQVLLGGNNFSGGIPTQFDGLSSLTVLDLSRNSFTGSIPPSLANATNLEVLLLNNNQLSGTIPPSFSALHRLIELDVSFNNLSGDIPHLEHSTDCKFFLGNSFLKPCQDPSMSAPSGIPFKTEIPDQGHRKSRLKYFTIAAVASASVLVSVLLVLTFVLVSGRRKFVRITSLRKKLVVTFTDVPAELTYENVVRATGNFSIQNLIGTGGFGATYKGELVPGFLVAVKRLSIGRFQGLQQFDAEIRTLGRVRHKNLVTLIGYHMGEIDTFLIYNYLSGGNLETFIRHMSNRNVTWYEVHKIALDVAQALSYLHYSCVPRIVHRDIKPSNILLDEKLNAYLSDFGLARLLEVSQTHATTDVAGTFGYVAPEYATTCRVSDKADVYSFGVVLLELMSGKRSLDPSFSEYGNGFTIVAWGRLLIQEDRAGELFSQLLWENGPKDKLVSMLKLALSCTVESLSVRPSMKQVVLTLKQLKS; encoded by the coding sequence ATGGCGTTCCTCATCGTCCTCGCGCTCTCGTTCTCTCTCCTCGCCCCCTCGTCCCCCTCGCCCGGCCCCGCCTCGACCGACCAGGCCGCCCTTCTGGCTTTTAAAAGCTCCGTCGCCCTCGACCCCGCCTCTCTCCTCTCCGGCTGGAGCCCCGTCGCCCGCCGCCACTGCACCTGGCGCGGCGTCACCTGTGACGCCGTCTCCGGCCGCGTTACCGCCCTCAACCTCACCGGCACCCCGTCGTCGCCGCTCTCCGGGAGGCTGGCGGCCGCCCTCGGGAATCTAACCGAGCTCCGCGTTCTCTCCCTCCCCCATAACGCCTTTTCCGGCGACATTCCGGCCGCGGCGATCGGGAGCCTCTGCCGCCTCGAGGTGCTCGACCTCCATCGCAACAACTTTTCCGGCAAGATTCCTGATGAGATAAGCCGTCTTCCGTCCCTCAGTGTCCTTGATCTTAGTCATAACTCGCTGTCCGGCGCGATCCCGGAGAGCCTCATTGGATCCTCCAACCTTAAATCCGTAGACTTGTCGTTCAATCAGCTCTCCGGGAAGATTACTGTTGACCCCCTCGGTTCTTGCTCGTGTCTAACGCATCTTAGGCTCTCCAGTAATCTCTTGGTGGGCAGAATCCCCCCGGCGATCGGAAGATGTACCAAAATCCAAACTTTGTTGCTGGATCGGAACATATTAGAAGGTCGGATTCCGGCTGCAATTGGTCGGTTATTGGATCTTCgggttcttgatgtttcaaggaaCAGTCTCACTGACAGAATACCAAGGGAGCTCGCCCTTTGCCAGAAGCTCTCTGTTCTTAGGCTCACCAACTTGATGGACTTCGATTCCACTGGTGGTTCAAGCAATGTCGAGGAGTTTAATGCATTCATTGGATCAATGCCAGCAGAGATATTCTCGATTCCAAGTCTTGAGATTCTTTGGGCTCCAAGAGCTAATCTTGATGGGAGTTTGCCAGATAGCCGGAACGGTTCGTGTAGTCTAGGGATTCTTAATCTTGGACAGAATTACATTGCTGGTGTGATACCAGAATGGCTTGAAATGTGTAGAAACCTGTCATTCTTAGATTTGAGCTCAAACTATTTGCAGGGTTTGCTTCCTGCTTCATTAGGAATTCCCTGCATGGCTTACTTCAACATCAGCCAGAACTCTGTGACTGGTTCTCTGCCAGGATTCTTGGACTTGGATTGTTcatataatttggcatcattgagTAAGAGCGGCAACCTGCTGGTTGAGGACAATCTTCTGATTGCATACTCTGCTGATCTTCTTCAGAGTACTCAAAGAGACAACCCCTTTGCGTTAGTTCTTGACAATAGTTTTGTTGTTCTTCATGACTTTAGCCAGAACCGCTTTATTGGGCCATTGCCATCTTTTGTTATGCCGCTTGATGATAGCTTTCCCTATGGGTTGTCTTTGAACAACAATGGGTTCAATGGATCAATTTCTGGTAAGCTCTTTGGATCATGTCAAGTAGGCAGCGGCTTTGCAGTTAATCTCACTGTTAATAAGATGTCTGGTGGTGTCAATGATATTCTTACAGATTGTTGGCTGCTGAAGAGCTTTGAGGCAGCCAACAACCGGCTTCATGGTTCCATACCTTCTGAAATCAGAAACTTAAATTTACTCAGACATCTTGATTTGAGAAATAACTACTTTAATGGCTCTACTCCAGATAAACTGAGGGGACTGAAGGCTCTGGAACAAGTTCTGCTTGGTGGGAACAACTTTTCTGGGGGAATTCCAACTCAGTTTGATGGACTGTCTTCTCTAACTGTGCTGGACTTGTCAAGAAATTCTTTTACAGGCAGTATCCCTCCAAGTTTGGCAAATGCTACTAACCTTGAAGTGCTGTTGCTCAATAATAATCAACTCTCTGGCACTATTCCTCCATCTTTCTCGGCACTTCACCGACTTATTGAGCTCGATGTCTCTTTCAACAACCTCTCGGGAGATATTCCACATCTAGAACATTCTACTGACTGTAAGTTCTTCTTAGGCAATTCATTTCTTAAACCATGTCAAGATCCAAGTATGAGTGCACCATCCGGAATTCCTTTTAAGACTGAAATACCTGATCAGGGTCATCGAAAGAGTAGGTTAAAGTACTTCACAATAGCAGCAGTAGCTTCAGCCTCTGTCTTAGTCTCTGTTCTTTTGGTGCTAACTTTTGTATTGGTTTCTGGAAGAAGGAAATTTGTCAGAATCACCAGTTTAAGAAAGAAGTTGGTCGTGACCTTTACAGATGTTCCAGCTGAGCTGACTTATGAGAATGTTGTCCGAGCTACTGGTAATTTCAGCATCCAGAACTTGATTGGTACCGGTGGATTTGGGGCCACTTATAAGGGAGAACTGGTTCCGGGTTTTTTAGTAGCCGTAAAGAGGCTCTCCATTGGCAGGTTCCAAGGTCTCCAACAGTTTGATGCTGAGATCAGAACACTTGGTCGGGTTCGACATAAGAACCTCGTAACTCTCATTGGGTATCATATGGGAGAAATCGACACATTTCTAATTTATAACTACCTCTCTGGTGGGAACCTCGAGACATTCATCCGCCATATGTCCAACAGAAATGTAACTTGGTATGAGGTTCATAAGATAGCTTTAGATGTCGCGCAGGCCCTGTCTTACCTCCACTACTCCTGTGTCCCCAGGATAGTTCACAGGGACATCAAACCAAGTAACATCCTACTTGATGAGAAGCTAAATGCTTATCTATCTGATTTTGGTTTAGCAAGGCTTCTAGAAGTTTCACAGACACATGCAACGACTGATGTTGCAGGTACCTTTGGTTATGTTGCACCTGAATATGCAACTACTTGTAGGGTTTCAGATAAGGCTGATGTTTACAGCTTTGGTGTTGTGCTTCTTGAGTTGATGTCTGGAAAGAGATCTTTGGATCCATCATTCTCAGAATATGGGAATGGCTTTACCATCGTTGCTTGGGGAAGATTATTGATTCAGGAGGACCGTGCTGGTGAGCTGTTCTCTCAATTACTTTGGGAGAATGGACCAAAAGATAAGTTGGTATCGATGTTGAAGCTTGCGTTGTCCTGTACAGTGGAGTCTCTTTCTGTTCGACCATCAATGAAGCAGGTGGTTTTGACACTAAAACAACTGAAGAGCTAG
- the LOC135627362 gene encoding uncharacterized protein LOC135627362, whose protein sequence is MMSDDPFARHRAFISASVSAPSFPTFNSPSSSSSRSPSLSPNPNPLLRPSPSSSSAAAAAASASSAASKSRLISPPSFSHNGRVALALAPAAAFLLDLGGAPVLTVLSVGLILTYLLDSLRLKSAAFFAVWASLIASQLAFFFSASIYYAPLLAGLALLLCAETTFLIGVWASLQFRWIKIESPSILPALERLLFACIPIIVPALFTWATVSALGMVNAAYYLMAYSCLFYWLFALPRSSAFNSQKHEASESQILGPFEGCLHTLYLLFVPLLFRVGSHHATVFSSFSSVCDLLLLFFIPFLFQLYASMKGALWWVTRDAHQMHQIRVVNGAVAMVVVVICLEVRVVFHSFGRYLHAPPPLNYLLVTVTMLGGASGVGAYAVGMVGDAFSSAAFTVLSVLVSAAGAIVIGFPVLLLPLPMISGFYIARFFTKKSLTSYFAFVALASLMVLWFVVHNYWDLNIWIAGMSLKSFCKLIVASIIMAMAVPGLALLPLKLRFLTEIGLTGHALLLCYIEDRFFNYTVIYYFGFDEDVMYPSYMVLTTTLLGLALVRRLSVDQRIGPKAVWILTCLYLSKLAMLFITSKSVLWMTAILLLAVSPPLLLYKDKSKGASKMKSWQGYAHASVVALSAWLCRETIFEALQWWNGRPPSDGLLLGSFILLAGIACIPIVALHFSHVQLAKRILVLVVSMGLLFVLMQPPISLSGALHSDLIKSAYQSSDDISIYGFVATRPTWPSWLLIVTILLTLAAVTSIIPIKYIVELRAFYAVGVGITLGIYICAEYFFEAIILYPLLVSTIVCASVLIVFTHLPSASSTRLLPWVFALLVALFPVTYLLEGQLRAKNIEEGEEAERFNTLLAVEGARMSLLGLYAMIFMLIALEIKFELASLLREKALGRGAPTSQFDHKSGFPPKSRLIQQRRPSAAPSFTIKRLATEAAWMPAVGNVSTVMCFIICLILNIHLTGGSNRAIFFLAPILLLLNQDSDIFAGFGDRQRYFPVTLAISGYLVLTALYRIWEEAWRGNMGWGLEIGGPGWFFAVKNAALLMLTLPNHILFNRFMWDYVKQTDSVLLLTLPLNLPSIVITDIVTVRVIGLLGVIYSLSQFLISRRIRIAGMKYI, encoded by the exons ATGATGTCCGATGATCCCTTCGCTCGCCACCGCGCCTTCATCTCCGCCTCTGTGAGTGCCCCCTCCTTCCCCACCTTCAACAgcccctcgtcctcttcctcccgCAGCCCTTCGCTTAGCCCTAACCCTAACCCCCTCCTCCGCCCctccccatcctcctcctccgccgccgccgcggccgcGTCGGCCTCCTCCGCTGCCTCCAAGAGCCGCCTGATCTCTCCTCCGTCCTTCTCCCATAATGGCCGCGTCGCTCTCGCCCTCGCCCCTGCAGCCGCTTTCCTCCTCGACCTTGGCGGCGCCCCCGTCCTCACCGTCCTCTCCGTCGGCCTCATCCTCACCTACCTCCTCGACTCGCTCCGCCTCAAGTCCGCCGCCTTTTTCGCTGTCTGGGCCTCTCTGATCGCCTCCCAGCTCGCCTTCTTCTTCTCCGCCTCCATCTACTATGCCCCTCTGCTTGCCGGGCTCGCGCTTCTCCTCTGTGCCGAGACTACCTTCTTGATCGGCGTCTGGGCTTCCCTCCAGTTCCGATGGATCAAGATCGAGAGCCCTTCCATCCTCCCGGCCCTGGAACGACTCCTCTTCGCATGCATCCCCATCATCGTTCCCGCGCTCTTCACCTGGGCCACCGTGTCGGCTCTCGGCATGGTCAACGCTGCCTACTACCTCATGGCGTATTCTTGCCTTTTCTACTGGCTCTTCGCCCTCCCCCGCTCTTCCGCCTTCAACTCTCAAAAGCATGAGGCCAGTGAATCGCAGATACTTGGCCCCTTCGAAGGATGCCTCCACACCCTCTATCTCCTATTTGTGCCGCTTCTCTTCCGCGTTGGTTCTCACCACGCCACTGTCTTCTCCTCTTTCTCATCTGTATGTGATCTCCTACTGCTCTTCTTCATCCCCTTTTTGTTCCAGCTGTATGCATCCATGAAGGGGGCACTGTGGTGGGTCACGAGGGATGCCCACCAGATGCATCAAATTCGGGTGGTCAATGGGGCGGTGGCCATGGTGGTGGTCGTCATCTGCCTTGAGGTTAGGGttgtgttccattcctttggacggTACTTGCATGCTCCTCCCCCCTTGAACTATCTTCTGGTCACTGTGACAATGCTTGGGGGGGCATCTGGGGTAGGGGCTTATGCTGTTGGTATGGTGGGGGATGCTTTCAGTTCGGCAGCTTTTACTGTCTTGTCTGTTCTGGTTAGTGCAGCTGGAGCAATAGTTATTGGATTCCCTGTTCTG TTACTCCCTCTTCCTATGATCTCTGGCTTCTACATTGCCCGTTTTTTCACAAAGAAAAGCTTGACATCATACTTTGCATTTGTTGCGTTAGCAAGCCTGATGGTTCTATGGTTTGTTGTACATAACTACTGGGATCTAAATATATGGATCGCTGGTATGTCTTTAAAATCCTTCTGCAAGTTGATAGTCGCAAGCATAATCATGGCAATGGCTGTTCCTGGCTTGGCACTTCTTCCTTTGAAGTTGCGGTTTTTAACTGAGATTGGTCTTACCGGTCATGCACTATTATTGTGCTATATAGAGGACCGCTTCTTCAACTACACTGTCATCTATTATTTTGGGTTTGATGAAGATGTTATGTATCCTAGCTACATGGTCTTGACAACCACTTTACTGGGCTTGGCTTTGGTGAGGAGGTTATCTGTTGATCAACGGATTGGGCCAAAAGCTGTTTGGATCTTGACCTGTTTGTACCTGTCAAAGCTGGCAATGCTGTTTATTACATCAAAATCAGTTTTGTGGATGACGGCTATTTTACTATTGGCTGTTTCCCCTCCGCTGCTTCTTTACAA AGATAAGTCAAAAGGAGCTTCGAAAATGAAATCTTGGCAAGGTTATGCTCATGCATCTGTGGTTGCTTTATCTGCTTGGTTATGTCGAGAAACAATTTTTGAAGCTCTTCAATGGTGGAATGGAAGGCCTCCATCTGATGGTTTGCTTTTGGGTTCATTTATTCTCTTGGCTGGAATTGCTTGCATCCCAATAGTTGCTCTTCACTTTTCCCATGTCCAG CTGGCGAAGAGAATCCTTGTCCTGGTGGTGTCCATGGGCCTGCTTTTTGTTCTAATGCAGCCTCCAATTTCACTGTCAGGGGCATTGCACTCAGACTTGATTAAATCAGCTTATCAATCTTCTGATGATATTTCAATATATGGTTTTGTGGCTACTCGGCCTACATGGCCATCATGGCTGCTCATAGTGACCATCTTACTTACTCTTGCAGCAGTCACTTCCATTATACCCATTAAGTATATTGTCGAACTAAGGGCCTTCTATGCTGTTGGAGTTGGAATAACATTAGGCATCTACATATGTGCAGAATACTTCTTTGAGGCCATAATTCTGTATCCCCTTCTTGTCTCCACCATTGTTTGTGCTTCCGTCCTTATAGTTTTCACACACCTTCCGTCTGCATCAAGTACGAGGCTTTTGCCATGGGTATTTGCTTTATTGGTAGCCCTCTTTCCAGTTACATATTTATTGGAAGGACAGCTTAGAGCCAAGAAcatagaagaaggagaagaagcagAAAGGTTCAACACTCTCCTGGCTGTTGAAGGCGCAAGAATGTCACTTTTGGGCCTTTATGCAATGATATTTATGCTTATTGCATTAGAAATCAAATTTGAGTTGGCTTCATTGTTGCGTGAGAAGGCTCTTGGCAGAGGTGCACCAACTAGTCAATTTGACCATAAATCAGGCTTCCCACCAAAATCAAGACTCATCCAACAGCGGAGGCCGTCAGCTGCACCATCCTTCACAATCAAGAGGTTGGCCACAGAGGCTGCTTGGATGCCTGCAGTGGGCAATGTCTCCACGGTTATGTGCTTCATCATCTGCCTGATCCTTAACATCCATCTCACTGGTGGCTCAAACCGTGCAATATTTTTCCTGGCGCCAATTCTTCTGCTTCTTAACCAAGACTCCGATATATTTGCTGGTTTTGGTGACAGACAAAGATACTTCCCCGTGACTCTGGCTATATCGGGCTACTTGGTGTTGACTGCTTTGTACAGGATATGGGAGGAAGCCTGGCGTGGCAACATGGGTTGGGGTCTTGAAATTGGAGGGCCTGGGTGGTTTTTCGCCGTTAAAAATGCGGCCCTCCTTATGCTTACCTTGCCGAACCACATTCTCTTCAATCGCTTTATGTGGGACTATGTGAAGCAGACAGATTCAGTTTTGTTGCTGACTTTGCCACTAAATTTGCCATCAATTGTGATAACAGACATAGTAACGGTGAGGGTTATAGGGTTGTTAGGAGTGATTTATTCACTAAGTCAGTTCTTGATATCGAGGCGTATAAGAATTGCAGGAATGAAATATATCTGA
- the LOC135627369 gene encoding U-box domain-containing protein 44-like, whose amino-acid sequence MDIMGFGARDELLKRVADSVMLFCADARHVDLEQESFRRFSEYMGLLHALVRELTARRVERTPEWGTTTAALQQLEAEINKVRETLKTYGARSRLSRLLVCRDVLSKLQRSAHEICRAIESLSLGNLDSTLRLKSKAEEILHGLESVEFKSAAATEAIVTEIANSAAEDGRSRDYTSRLLHQISDAIGATTSASPGREMALLKQEKEEMEARKQHAEALQLAQLIHLLSRTEMIPIPRGEGPTPPTSDNFIGSFTCPISGELMQDPVAVVCGHSFERKAILEYFELGQRTCPTCGELLSSQELTRNISLQNSIQEWQKRSLTIKLQNAMSDLASSEPDTLNQALETLLAAMEVPGYIAEISQLNPVTKLVTMLKNNAVNSKSTLKCLCYLANHSAENKEAIAAAGAVRCIVKMFCRGETEPEALQVLLDLSENEKLADLIGNTKDCIPSLVSLAQNSVPAISEKALHVLSRLSSKTHFVIQMARAGHVRPFLTSFQQVNTEGRAQMATALTGMQLLENTARHFESEQFIGTLTKSLYSCVCKPACLGCIKRLTAFPGVVQKLVLDRDIIPALLGLVHSTTSEPQWKQDAVEILISLVGASQPQDYCNNPSLQELHSLHNIHVFLHAASASSPQTKCSCLRLLVLMATKSSDARDLMRCDQSMISRLFSTLSGDHRSGVRLQVLRLIHSIAEEHPGGVPLPPSPEKEGAVNTLINVFTSSPDMEERSAAAGIIGRLPSDDADIDEMLYRSEILKAIHEVICATQGSSNHHHVTMNEPTPWQPTMVINCLLENVLASLLRCIEPKRTELQRQALKLDLSTSLIRVLSTASSLAKKQAIIALCHLSHSSDQTMTGSAIDLKDQKDGFFPVSQLQWIFRMKSWCGFSSELSQSLCSVHGSACSRHAFCLVKAGAVGPLVQIVDEAEPVACEAALVALETLIREERTACSASMAIAESQGVAAILRVLQHNSSLPTKEKALDLLHSIVKHSEISVKQSPRFKEVLINLLKVEELRKKAAWILSQMHDIPQMSSYF is encoded by the exons ATGGATATCATGGGATTCGGGGCGAGGGATGAGCTACTGAAACGAGTGGCGGATTCTGTCATGCTGTTCTGCGCCGATGCGAGGCACGTTGATCTCGAGCAGGAGAGCTTCCGGAGGTTCTCCGAGTACATGGGCCTGCTCCATGCGCTCGTCCGAGAACTGACGGCCAGGAGGGTGGAGAGGACGCCGGAGTGGGGAACGACGACGGCGGCGCTGCAGCAATTGGAGGCTGAAATCAATAAGGTCAGAGAAACCCTAAAGACCTACGGCGCAAGGAGTCGGCTGTCTCGGCTGCTCGTTTGCCGCGACGTGCTGTCCAAGCTGCAGCGGTCGGCTCACGAGATATGTAGAGCCATCGAAAGCCTCAGCTTGGGGAACCTGGACTCCACCTTGCGATTGAAGTCCAAGGCGGAGGAGATACTCCACGGTCTAGAATCCGTGGAGTTCAAATCGGCAGCGGCAACCGAGGCCATCGTTACGGAGATAGCGAATTCGGCTGCGGAGGATGGGAGGAGCAGGGACTACACGTCGAGGCTCCTGCACCAGATATCGGACGCGATCGGTGCCACCACAAGTGCTTCACCTGGACGAGAAATGGCCCTTCTGAAGCAGGAGAAGGAAGAAATGGAGGCCAGGAAGCAGCACGCTGAAGCCCTGCAGCTCGCGCAACTGATACACCTGTTGAGCAGAACAGAGATGATCCCCATCCCAAGAGGCGAAGGCCCCACACCCCCGACGTCAGATAACTTCATCGGATCCTTCACATGCCCAATCAGCGGCGAGCTGATGCAAGACCCGGTCGCCGTTGTTTGTGGACACAGCTTCGAGAGAAAAGCCATCCTTGAATACTTCGAGCTGGGACAGAGAACATGCCCGACCTGTGGAGAGCTGCTATCTTCCCAGGAGCTAACCCGAAACATTTCGCTTCAGAATTCCATTCAGGAATGGCAGAAAAGGAGCTTGACGATTAAGCTGCAGAATGCAATGTCCGACTTAGCCTCGAGCGAACCCGATACGCTCAACCAAGCTCTGGAGACTCTGCTTGCAGCAATGGAGGTGCCCGGTTATATCGCGGAAATCTCCCAGCTAAATCCTGTTACAAAACTAGTAACCATGTTGAAGAACAATGCGGTGAATTCCAAATCAACTCTGAAGTGCCTCTGCTACTTGGCCAATCACTCCGCGGAAAACAAG GAAGCCATTGCTGCAGCAGGAGCTGTGCGGTGCATCGTGAAGATGTTCTGCAGGGGCGAAACCGAACCCGAAGCTCTGCAGGTGCTACTGGATTTGTCTGAGAACGAGAAGCTCGCAGATCTAATTGGGAACACCAAGGATTGCATCCCCTCCTTGGTCTCTCTCGCTCAGAACTCTGTCCCTGCTATCTCGGAGAAAGCCCTGCATGTGTTAAGCAGGCTATCGTCAAAGACGCATTTTGTCATACAGATGGCGCGAGCTGGACACGTTCGACCTTTTCTCACCTCATTCCAACAAG TCAACACGGAGGGCAGAGCGCAGATGGCCACAGCACTGACAGGGATGCAGCTCCTGGAGAACACCGCGAGACACTTCGAGAGCGAGCAGTTCATCGGCACGCTGACCAAATCGCTCTACTCATGCGTGTGCAAGCCCGCATGCCTCGGCTGCATCAAAAGGTTGACGGCCTTTCCTGGAGTGGTACAGAAGCTGGTGTTGGATAGGGACATCATCCCGGCATTGCTTGGCCTCGTGCACTCTACTACATCCGAGCCACAGTGGAAGCAGGACGCTGTTGAGATCCTGATATCGCTCGTGGGCGCCAGCCAGCCTCAAGACTACTGCAACAATCCAAGCTTGCAGGAGCTGCACTCTCTCCACAACATCCATGTCTTCCTCCACGCCGCATCCGCTTCCTCTCCTCAGACCAAATGTTCCTGCTTGCGCTTGCTCGTCTTGATGGCGACGAAATCCAGTGATGCACGGGACCTGATGCGGTGTGATCAGAGCATGATTAGTCGCCTCTTCTCCACCCTTTCGGGAGATCACCGTAGCGGGGTGAGGCTGCAGGTGCTAAGGCTAATACACAGCATCGCTGAAGAGCATCCGGGAGGAGTTCCTCTGCCACCATCTCCTGAGAAAGAAGGTGCTGTCAACACCCTCATAAATGTATTCACCAGCTCGCCTGACATGGAGGAGAGATCAGCAGCAGCTGGAATCATCGGTCGGCTTCCATCGGATGACGCCGACATCGATGAGATGCTCTACAGGTCGGAGATCCTGAAAGCCATACATGAAGTCATCTGTGCTACACAGGGCAGCAGCAACCACCACCATGTGACGATGAATGAACCAACACCATGGCAACCAACGATGGTGATCAACTGTCTCCTGGAGAATGTTCTTGCATCGCTGCTTCGCTGCATAGAACCCAAAAGGACAGAGCTCCAGAGACAAGCCCTCAAGCTCGATCTTTCCACTTCACTGATCAGAGTCCTCTCGACAGCCAGCTCGCTTGCCAAGAAGCAGGCGATCATTGCGTTGTGTCACTTATCCCATTCCAGTGACCAGACCATGACGGGCTCGGCCATCGATCTGAAGGACCAGAAAGATGGGTTCTTTCCAGTCTCACAGTTGCAGTGGATCTTTAGGATGAAGTCATGGTGTGGCTTCTCTTCGGAACTGTCTCAAAGCCTCTGTTCCGTGCATGGCTCTGCGTGCTCCCGCCACGCGTTCTGCCTGGTGAAGGCCGGCGCCGTGGGGCCGCTGGTGCAGATAGTGGATGAGGCGGAGCCCGTTGCCTGTGAAGCTGCGCTGGTAGCACTTGAAACCTTGATCAGGGAAGAGAGAACGGCCTGTTCTGCTTCCATGGCCATAGCAGAGAGCCAGGGGGTGGCTGCAATTCTTCGGGTTCTGCAGCACAACTCTTCTCTGCCCACCAAGGAAAAGGCTCTCGACCTGTTACATAGCATCGTGAAGCATTCGGAGATCTCAGTGAAGCAATCCCCACGATTCAAGGAGGTTCTCATCAACCTCCTCAAGGTGGAGGAGCTGAGAAAGAAGGCTGCTTGGATTCTAAGTCAGATGCATGACATTCCGCAGATGTCTTCATATTTCTGA